The Vicinamibacterales bacterium genomic sequence GGCACAGGAACGACCGCGGGGTCCTGGCGGTGCTGGACCCGCGCGTGCGGACGATGGGGTACGGGCGACGCTTCCTGGCCTCGCTGCCGCCGGCGCCGATCACGAGCGACGTCGAGCACGTGCGGCGGTTCTTCGCCTGAAAGACGGCGGCCTTCGGGCTACACTGAACCCCTGGGGAGGGGCTTCCACGCCATGACTCGACGCTTTGTATCTCCACTGCTCACGGCCCTGGTGGTCCTCGCCGTGGCCGCCCCGGCGATGGCGCAGACGGGCCTCGTCAAAGGCAAGGTGGTCGGGCCCGACGGCAAGCCGGTGCCGGACGCGGCGGTGACGGTGGAGTCCACCGACGGCGTCAACCGCAAGCTCACCACGAAGACCGACAAGCGCGGGGAGTTCGTGCAGCTCGGCCTGCAGTCGGGCGGCTACCGCGTGACGGCCACGGCCGACAAGCTGGGCACCGGCGTGGGCGACGTGCGTGTGCGCGTGGGCCAATCCACCGACGTCACCATCACGCTCTCGGCCACGCCGCCGGGCATGGATCCGAAGGTGGCGGAGCTGCGCAAGACGTTCGAGGAGGGCGTGGCCGCAAGCCGCGCCAAGGACTACGACACGGCCATCGCGAAGTTCGAGGCCGCCCTCGCCCTCCAGCCGACCTGCCACGAGTGCTACTACAACATCGGCTACGCCTACCTGCAGAAGAAGGACGAGAAACAGGCCGAGGAGCAGTGGAAGAAGGCCCTCGAACAGAAGCCCGATCACGCCGAGACCCTCACGGCGCTGGCGACGCTCTACAACCAGCAGAAGCGCTTCGAGGAGGCCGCCGCCGTGAGCGCCAAGGTGACGGCCGCCAGCCCGGGCGGCAGCGCCGACGCCATCTACAACCAGGGCATCATCCTCTGGAACTCCGGCAAGACGGCCGAGGCGAAGGTGAAGTTCGAGG encodes the following:
- a CDS encoding tetratricopeptide repeat protein — encoded protein: MTRRFVSPLLTALVVLAVAAPAMAQTGLVKGKVVGPDGKPVPDAAVTVESTDGVNRKLTTKTDKRGEFVQLGLQSGGYRVTATADKLGTGVGDVRVRVGQSTDVTITLSATPPGMDPKVAELRKTFEEGVAASRAKDYDTAIAKFEAALALQPTCHECYYNIGYAYLQKKDEKQAEEQWKKALEQKPDHAETLTALATLYNQQKRFEEAAAVSAKVTAASPGGSADAIYNQGIILWNSGKTAEAKVKFEEAVAADPTHADSRFQLGMALLNEGKMPEAIASFEKYLEMAPSGQFAAQAKAMLSQLKPPAA